The following are from one region of the Chromobacterium phragmitis genome:
- the phnL gene encoding phosphonate C-P lyase system protein PhnL, whose product MNLLIDAQNLSKTFTLHQQGGLRLPVLTDVSLQAAAGECVALAGPSGAGKSTLLKALYANYLVESGRIGVLHQGAWIDMARALPHEIAAVRRHTLGYVSQFLRVIPRVSALDIVAEPLREWGAADAEARLAAGEWLARLNIAERLWSLPPATFSGGEQQRVNIARGMIAPRPILLLDEPTASLDAANRDVVVQLMCEALTRGAALIGIFHDAPTRDAIASRVFQVPLAQQTEIAA is encoded by the coding sequence ATGAATCTATTGATCGACGCGCAAAACCTGAGCAAGACCTTCACCCTGCACCAACAGGGCGGCTTGCGGCTGCCGGTGCTGACCGATGTTTCGCTGCAGGCGGCCGCCGGCGAATGCGTGGCGCTGGCCGGCCCGTCCGGCGCCGGCAAGAGCACGCTGTTGAAGGCGCTGTACGCCAACTACCTGGTGGAAAGCGGCCGCATCGGCGTGTTGCACCAAGGCGCATGGATCGACATGGCCCGCGCGCTGCCGCATGAAATCGCCGCCGTGCGCCGCCACACGCTGGGTTATGTCAGCCAGTTTCTGCGCGTCATCCCGCGGGTGTCGGCGCTGGACATCGTCGCCGAGCCGCTGCGCGAATGGGGCGCCGCCGACGCCGAGGCGCGGCTGGCGGCCGGCGAATGGCTGGCGCGGCTGAACATCGCCGAGCGACTGTGGAGCCTGCCGCCGGCGACTTTTTCCGGCGGCGAGCAGCAGCGCGTCAACATCGCGCGCGGCATGATCGCGCCGCGGCCGATACTGCTGCTGGACGAGCCGACAGCATCCCTCGACGCCGCCAACCGCGACGTGGTGGTACAACTGATGTGCGAGGCGCTGACGCGCGGCGCGGCGCTGATCGGCATTTTCCACGACGCCCCCACCCGCGACGCCATCGCCAGCCGCGTCTTCCAGGTACCGCTGGCGCAACAAACGGAAATCGCAGCATGA
- the phnK gene encoding phosphonate C-P lyase system protein PhnK, with protein sequence MMAPILTVSGLCKDYGNGQGCFDVHFELYPGEVLCIVGESGSGKSTLLSTLAGRLAADAGSVRFADRDGAAHELTCLPEAERRRLARSEWGFVTQHARDGLRMGVSAGANVSERLMALGQRHYGRLRQTAGDWLEKVEIDRARLDDKPSAFSGGMQQRLQIARNLVTQPRLVFMDEPTGGLDVSVQARFLDLTRRLVRDAGIAVIMVTHDLGVARLLAQRTLVMQRGRVVEAGLTDQILDDPQHPYSQLLVSSILQA encoded by the coding sequence ATGATGGCGCCCATCCTCACCGTGAGCGGGCTGTGCAAGGACTATGGCAACGGCCAGGGCTGCTTCGACGTCCATTTCGAGTTGTATCCGGGCGAGGTGCTGTGCATCGTCGGCGAATCCGGCTCCGGCAAATCGACGCTGCTATCCACCCTGGCCGGCCGCCTGGCCGCCGACGCCGGCAGCGTCCGCTTCGCCGACCGCGACGGCGCGGCGCATGAGCTCACCTGCCTGCCGGAGGCCGAACGGCGCCGGCTGGCGCGCAGCGAATGGGGCTTCGTCACCCAGCACGCCCGCGACGGCCTGCGCATGGGCGTTTCCGCCGGCGCCAACGTCAGCGAGCGGCTGATGGCGCTGGGCCAACGCCATTACGGCCGGCTGCGGCAGACCGCCGGCGACTGGCTGGAAAAAGTGGAGATAGACCGCGCGCGGCTGGACGACAAGCCGTCCGCCTTCTCCGGCGGCATGCAGCAGCGGCTGCAGATCGCCCGCAATCTGGTGACACAGCCGCGGCTGGTGTTCATGGACGAACCCACCGGCGGCCTGGACGTGTCGGTGCAGGCGCGTTTCCTCGACCTGACCCGCCGCCTGGTGCGCGACGCCGGCATCGCCGTCATCATGGTGACGCATGATCTGGGCGTGGCGCGGCTGCTGGCGCAGCGCACGCTGGTAATGCAGAGGGGGCGCGTGGTGGAAGCCGGCCTGACCGACCAGATCCTCGACGACCCGCAACACCCGTACAGCCAGTTGCTGGTGTCCTCCATCCTGCAGGCCTGA
- the cysW gene encoding sulfate ABC transporter permease subunit CysW — translation MSAALTHPRPAADKTAQLESRAATRESRAVKWTILTLSLGFFAVFLLLPLIVVFAEALAKGWRTYLTALAEPDALAAVRLTLLAAAVSVPLNLAFGIAAAWAVTRFDFRGKQLLITLIDLPFSVSPVVAGLIFVLVFGQQGWLGPWLAEYGIKIIFSVPGIVLATLFVTVPFVARELIPLMEAQGREEEEAAVVLGARGWQVLWHITLPNVRWALLYGVILSNARAMGEFGAVSVVSGHIRGETNTLPLHVEILYNEYNFAAAFAVASLLALLALVTLALKSWVEWRSVKEN, via the coding sequence ATGAGCGCCGCCCTCACCCATCCGCGCCCGGCGGCGGACAAGACCGCTCAGCTGGAATCCCGCGCCGCCACCCGCGAGTCGCGCGCCGTCAAATGGACCATCCTGACGCTGTCGCTGGGCTTCTTCGCCGTATTCCTGCTCCTGCCGCTAATCGTCGTGTTCGCCGAGGCGCTGGCCAAAGGCTGGCGCACCTATCTGACCGCGCTGGCCGAGCCCGACGCGCTGGCGGCGGTGAGGCTGACGCTGCTGGCGGCGGCGGTATCGGTGCCGCTGAACCTGGCCTTCGGCATCGCCGCCGCCTGGGCGGTCACCCGCTTCGACTTCCGCGGCAAGCAGCTGCTGATCACGCTGATCGACCTGCCGTTCTCGGTGTCGCCGGTCGTCGCCGGCCTGATCTTCGTGCTGGTGTTCGGCCAGCAGGGCTGGCTGGGGCCATGGCTGGCGGAATACGGGATCAAGATCATTTTCTCCGTGCCCGGCATCGTGCTGGCCACGCTGTTCGTCACCGTGCCCTTTGTCGCCCGCGAGCTGATCCCGCTGATGGAAGCCCAGGGCCGAGAGGAAGAAGAGGCCGCGGTGGTGCTGGGCGCGCGCGGCTGGCAGGTGCTGTGGCACATCACTCTGCCCAATGTGCGCTGGGCGCTGCTGTACGGCGTGATTCTCAGCAACGCGCGGGCGATGGGCGAGTTCGGCGCGGTGTCGGTGGTGTCCGGCCACATCCGAGGCGAGACCAATACCCTGCCTTTGCACGTGGAAATCCTCTACAACGAGTACAATTTCGCCGCGGCCTTCGCCGTGGCGTCCCTGCTGGCCTTGCTGGCCCTGGTCACGCTGGCGCTGAAGAGCTGGGTGGAATGGCGCAGCGTCAAGGAAAACTGA
- the cysT gene encoding sulfate ABC transporter permease subunit CysT has product MSATLAPPPRPPRVLPGFNLSLGFTVSYLSLLVLIPLAAVALRAAGQPLESFWQAAASPHVLASYRLSFGMALAAAAINTVFGLLLAWSLARYRFPGKRLVDALVDLPFALPTAVAGIALTALYAGNGWLGQYLEPLGVKVAFGPLGVLVALVFIGLPFVVRTVQPVLEDLESELEEAAASLGARRWQIFRHVILPTLQPALLTGFALAFARAVGEYGSVIFIAGNVPMVSEITPLMIISKLEQFDYAGAAAIASVMLAASFLLLLAINGLQFWSARRHGRAGAAR; this is encoded by the coding sequence ATGTCCGCGACACTCGCTCCGCCGCCCCGCCCTCCGCGCGTCCTGCCCGGCTTCAATCTATCGCTGGGCTTCACCGTCAGCTATCTATCGCTGCTGGTGCTGATCCCGCTGGCCGCGGTGGCCTTGCGCGCCGCCGGCCAGCCGCTGGAAAGCTTCTGGCAGGCCGCCGCCTCGCCCCATGTGCTCGCGTCCTACCGGCTCAGCTTCGGCATGGCGCTGGCCGCCGCCGCCATCAACACGGTGTTCGGCCTGCTGCTGGCCTGGTCGCTAGCGCGCTACCGCTTTCCCGGCAAGCGCCTGGTGGACGCGCTGGTGGACTTGCCCTTCGCGCTGCCCACCGCCGTCGCCGGCATCGCGCTGACCGCGCTGTACGCCGGCAACGGCTGGCTGGGGCAATACCTGGAGCCGCTGGGCGTCAAGGTGGCCTTCGGCCCGTTGGGCGTGCTGGTGGCGCTGGTGTTCATCGGCTTGCCCTTCGTGGTGCGCACCGTGCAGCCGGTGCTAGAAGATCTGGAGTCGGAGCTGGAAGAAGCCGCCGCCAGCCTGGGCGCGCGCCGCTGGCAGATTTTCCGCCACGTGATCCTGCCCACGCTGCAGCCGGCGCTGCTGACCGGCTTCGCGCTGGCCTTCGCCCGCGCGGTCGGCGAGTACGGCTCGGTGATCTTCATCGCCGGCAATGTGCCCATGGTGTCGGAAATCACCCCGCTGATGATCATCAGCAAACTGGAGCAGTTCGACTACGCCGGCGCCGCCGCCATCGCCAGCGTGATGCTGGCCGCGTCCTTCCTCTTGTTGCTGGCGATCAACGGCCTGCAGTTCTGGAGCGCGCGCCGCCACGGCCGCGCGGGAGCCGCCCGATGA
- a CDS encoding phosphonate degradation HD-domain oxygenase — translation MGDAIAALRQLYREHGARRYGEAVSQFDHAIQAATLALDAGCDDELTLAAFLHDVGHLLEHDGAAAMGDYGVMAHDKRARDYLLQLGCSPRLARLVGMHVEAKRYLCAVDPAYLAALSSASAATLGYQGGPMRADEADAFSRQPDLADILALRKLDEAAKDGGWSLDAADWVWPLMAGHLAKQRPGA, via the coding sequence ATGGGCGACGCCATCGCCGCGCTGCGGCAGTTGTACCGCGAACACGGCGCGCGCCGCTACGGCGAGGCGGTATCCCAGTTCGACCATGCGATCCAGGCCGCCACGCTGGCGCTCGACGCCGGCTGCGACGACGAACTGACGCTGGCAGCCTTCCTGCACGACGTCGGCCACCTGCTGGAGCACGACGGCGCGGCAGCCATGGGCGACTACGGCGTGATGGCCCACGACAAGCGGGCGCGCGACTACCTGCTGCAACTGGGTTGCTCGCCTAGGCTGGCGCGGCTGGTAGGCATGCACGTCGAAGCCAAACGCTATTTGTGCGCGGTCGACCCCGCGTATCTGGCGGCGCTGTCGTCGGCCAGCGCCGCCACGCTGGGCTACCAGGGCGGGCCGATGCGCGCGGACGAGGCTGACGCCTTCTCGCGCCAGCCGGACCTGGCCGACATCCTGGCGCTGCGGAAGCTGGACGAGGCGGCCAAGGACGGCGGCTGGAGCCTGGACGCGGCCGACTGGGTGTGGCCGCTGATGGCCGGCCACCTGGCCAAGCAGCGCCCTGGCGCGTAG
- a CDS encoding DAPG hydrolase family protein yields the protein MNAQDRICNHDELLSPRPLPLETGIRRLDDGRLLVAVRTELPGCAGRMVEWWFKFFETTQHIRWWHPHDHHRMHGWDSRWKRGESFIGASVRAEESLGDFPPVAAALKFHEPADFFSADALAQARREQAVSGLVCARIAFGDEPRLAADGDPLDGEMIHLARDKPQGAVLRSRFVLGGESPVPDELGLGLMQHCYNEFSSLARFLPSLYYGEHANGEKGPLAW from the coding sequence GTGAATGCTCAAGATCGGATATGCAACCATGACGAACTGCTGTCGCCGCGCCCCTTGCCGCTGGAAACCGGCATCCGCCGGCTGGATGACGGCCGGCTGCTGGTGGCGGTGAGAACCGAATTGCCGGGCTGCGCCGGCCGGATGGTCGAATGGTGGTTCAAGTTCTTCGAAACCACCCAGCACATCCGCTGGTGGCATCCGCACGACCATCACCGGATGCATGGCTGGGATAGCCGCTGGAAACGCGGCGAGTCTTTCATCGGCGCCAGCGTGCGCGCGGAAGAGTCGCTGGGCGATTTCCCGCCGGTGGCGGCGGCGCTGAAGTTTCACGAGCCGGCGGATTTCTTCTCGGCCGACGCGCTGGCGCAGGCGAGGCGCGAGCAGGCGGTGTCCGGACTTGTGTGCGCGCGCATCGCTTTCGGCGACGAGCCCAGGCTGGCGGCCGACGGCGACCCGCTGGACGGCGAAATGATCCACCTGGCGCGCGACAAGCCGCAGGGCGCGGTGCTGCGCAGCCGCTTCGTGCTGGGCGGCGAATCGCCGGTGCCGGACGAACTGGGCCTGGGCCTGATGCAGCATTGCTACAACGAGTTCAGCAGCCTGGCGCGTTTCCTGCCGTCGCTGTACTACGGCGAGCACGCCAACGGCGAGAAGGGGCCGCTGGCGTGGTGA
- a CDS encoding TetR/AcrR family transcriptional regulator, whose protein sequence is MSSPPDSSSSATIAARARGRPPVPEATLRGQVLQAASGLLLEEGFPALSMEAVAKRAGVAKKTVYRFADNREQLLEAIVDGWTDGLARAVETPFADDENLPQALEALLLAIAERVLSAEAVGMFKLLGNDFPGREQALASYTRHGIRRSAGLLASWLAERQRLGLLKVDDPETCAELLLAMAIAEPLRQRALGLAAPGVDAPLHGWIRAAVRLCCEGIRPAG, encoded by the coding sequence ATGTCAAGTCCGCCTGATTCTTCCTCATCCGCCACCATCGCCGCGCGCGCGCGCGGCCGCCCCCCCGTGCCGGAGGCAACCTTGCGCGGCCAAGTGCTGCAAGCCGCCAGCGGCCTGCTGCTGGAAGAGGGGTTCCCAGCATTGAGCATGGAGGCGGTGGCCAAGCGCGCCGGCGTGGCCAAGAAGACGGTGTATCGTTTCGCGGACAATCGGGAACAACTCTTGGAAGCCATCGTGGATGGCTGGACGGATGGGCTGGCCCGCGCGGTGGAAACGCCGTTCGCAGACGATGAAAACCTCCCCCAGGCGTTGGAGGCTTTGCTGCTGGCGATCGCCGAGCGGGTGCTGTCGGCGGAGGCTGTAGGCATGTTCAAGCTGCTGGGCAATGATTTCCCTGGCCGCGAGCAGGCGCTGGCATCCTATACCCGGCACGGCATCCGCCGCAGCGCGGGCCTGCTGGCAAGCTGGCTGGCCGAACGCCAGCGCCTCGGCCTGCTGAAAGTGGACGACCCGGAAACCTGCGCCGAGCTGCTGTTGGCCATGGCCATTGCCGAGCCATTGCGACAAAGAGCGCTAGGCTTGGCCGCGCCGGGCGTCGACGCGCCCTTGCATGGCTGGATTCGGGCCGCGGTCCGACTGTGCTGCGAGGGAATCCGGCCGGCGGGCTAG
- a CDS encoding GNAT family N-acetyltransferase gives MSEYQLLQRTPDIETYRRLRAESGLSPKTEEAARRGLAGTLFAAQIVHDGQTVGMGRVIGDGGCFYQVVDIAVLPAHQGRGLGKRIMAAICGYIDREAPASAYVSLIADGDARHLYAQFGFEPTAPRSEGMALFKR, from the coding sequence ATGTCCGAATACCAGCTGCTGCAACGCACTCCCGATATTGAAACCTACCGCCGCCTGCGGGCCGAATCCGGCCTGAGTCCCAAAACCGAAGAAGCCGCCAGGCGCGGTCTGGCAGGCACCCTGTTCGCCGCGCAAATTGTCCATGATGGGCAAACCGTGGGCATGGGCCGGGTGATAGGCGACGGCGGCTGTTTTTACCAAGTGGTGGACATCGCCGTGCTGCCGGCGCATCAGGGCCGGGGGCTGGGCAAGCGCATCATGGCGGCGATATGCGGCTATATCGATCGGGAAGCGCCGGCAAGCGCCTATGTCAGCCTGATCGCCGACGGCGACGCCAGGCATCTGTACGCCCAGTTCGGTTTCGAGCCGACCGCGCCGCGGTCGGAAGGCATGGCGCTGTTCAAGCGCTGA
- a CDS encoding sulfate ABC transporter substrate-binding protein, which translates to MGTTMRPLHRLAIALLLAGSASAFADVALLNVSYDPTRELYQDYNAAFAKYWKAKTGETVTVKQSHGGSGKQARSVIDGLDADVVTLALAYDIDEISSQAKSIAPNWQQRLPHNASPYSSTIVFLVRKGNPKRIKDWNDLAKPGVEVVTPNPKTGGGARWNYLAAWGYALKQPGGNDAKAKDFVKKLYGNVKVLDSGARGSLITFTQRGIGDVLLSWENEAFLAAKELGPDKFDIVTPSVSILAEPPVSVVDKVVDKRGTRKTAEAYLHYLYSPEGQELAAKHYYRPRDAKVAAKYAGQFSKVKLFTIDQTFGGWQKAQKTHFADGGVFDQIVAR; encoded by the coding sequence ATGGGAACCACTATGCGTCCGTTGCACCGCCTCGCCATCGCCCTGCTGCTCGCCGGCAGCGCCTCCGCCTTCGCCGACGTCGCCCTGCTCAACGTCTCCTACGACCCGACGCGCGAGCTCTACCAGGACTACAATGCCGCCTTCGCCAAATACTGGAAGGCCAAGACCGGCGAAACCGTCACCGTCAAGCAGTCCCACGGCGGCTCCGGCAAGCAGGCGCGCTCGGTGATAGACGGCCTGGACGCCGACGTGGTGACGCTGGCGCTGGCCTACGATATCGACGAAATCTCCAGCCAGGCCAAGTCCATCGCGCCCAACTGGCAGCAGCGGCTGCCCCACAACGCGTCGCCCTACTCGTCCACCATCGTGTTTCTGGTGCGCAAGGGCAATCCCAAGCGCATCAAGGACTGGAACGATCTGGCCAAGCCCGGCGTGGAAGTGGTGACGCCGAACCCGAAAACCGGCGGCGGCGCCCGCTGGAACTACCTCGCGGCCTGGGGCTACGCGCTGAAGCAGCCCGGCGGCAACGACGCCAAGGCCAAGGACTTCGTCAAGAAGCTGTACGGCAACGTCAAGGTGCTGGACTCCGGCGCGCGCGGCTCGCTGATCACCTTTACCCAGCGCGGCATCGGCGACGTGCTGCTGTCGTGGGAAAACGAAGCCTTCCTCGCCGCCAAGGAGCTGGGGCCCGACAAGTTCGACATCGTCACCCCGTCCGTCTCCATCCTGGCCGAGCCGCCAGTCAGCGTGGTGGACAAGGTCGTAGACAAGCGCGGCACCCGCAAGACGGCGGAGGCTTATCTGCACTACCTGTACAGCCCGGAAGGCCAGGAGCTGGCCGCCAAGCACTACTACCGCCCGCGCGACGCCAAGGTGGCGGCCAAGTACGCCGGCCAATTCAGCAAGGTGAAGCTGTTCACCATCGACCAGACCTTCGGCGGCTGGCAGAAGGCGCAGAAAACCCACTTCGCCGACGGCGGGGTGTTCGACCAGATCGTGGCGCGCTGA
- a CDS encoding alpha-D-ribose 1-methylphosphonate 5-triphosphate diphosphatase, which translates to MKQILNHARIVLSDRVIENGALEIENGRIAAIHEQPLTEGEDLAGALLLPGLVEIHTDNLEKHLMPRNGVLWPILPAVITHDAQCVAAGITTVLDALAVGDLEGESVRLDTLHSSFQAIDQGMREDALRADHLFHLRCELAYPGLLAELEPLIAHPAVKLVSVMDHTPGQRQYRDLEQYKKYYGKKKVGWNQDTFLAAVEERKAKQAEFAGRHKQAVVEMARTRGIALASHDDTDEAHIAEALRDGVAISEFPTTLEAAQAARAHGLQTVMGAPNVVRGGSHSGNVAALELARHDLLDILSSDYVPASLLHGAWLLHAQAGWSLPRAVAAVSLNPARAVGLADRGNIAVGQRADLVAMTAPGDVPLARSVWKLGVRVF; encoded by the coding sequence ATGAAACAGATTCTGAACCACGCCCGCATCGTGCTGTCCGACCGCGTGATCGAAAACGGCGCGCTGGAAATCGAGAATGGCCGGATCGCCGCCATCCACGAGCAGCCGCTGACCGAAGGCGAAGACCTGGCCGGCGCGCTGCTGCTGCCCGGACTGGTGGAAATCCACACCGACAATCTGGAAAAACACCTGATGCCGCGCAACGGCGTGCTGTGGCCGATTTTGCCGGCGGTGATCACCCATGACGCCCAATGCGTGGCCGCCGGCATCACCACTGTGCTGGACGCGCTGGCGGTGGGCGATCTGGAAGGCGAAAGCGTGCGGCTGGATACCCTGCACAGTTCCTTCCAGGCGATAGACCAGGGCATGCGCGAAGACGCGCTGCGGGCCGACCATTTGTTCCACCTGCGCTGCGAGCTGGCCTATCCGGGCCTGCTGGCCGAACTGGAGCCGCTGATCGCCCATCCGGCGGTGAAGCTGGTGTCGGTGATGGACCACACGCCGGGCCAGCGCCAGTACCGCGACCTGGAGCAATACAAGAAGTACTACGGCAAGAAGAAAGTAGGCTGGAACCAAGACACCTTCCTCGCCGCCGTGGAAGAGCGCAAGGCCAAGCAGGCTGAGTTCGCCGGCCGCCACAAGCAGGCGGTGGTGGAGATGGCCCGGACGCGCGGCATCGCGCTGGCCAGCCACGACGACACCGACGAGGCGCACATCGCGGAAGCGCTGCGCGACGGCGTGGCGATCTCGGAATTTCCCACCACATTGGAAGCGGCCCAAGCCGCCCGTGCGCATGGACTGCAAACGGTGATGGGCGCGCCCAATGTGGTGCGCGGCGGCTCCCACTCCGGCAATGTGGCGGCGTTGGAGCTGGCCCGCCATGACTTGCTGGACATCCTGTCCTCCGACTACGTGCCGGCCAGCCTGCTGCACGGCGCCTGGCTGCTGCACGCGCAGGCGGGCTGGAGCCTGCCGCGCGCCGTCGCCGCCGTCAGCCTGAATCCGGCGCGCGCGGTGGGCCTCGCCGACCGCGGAAACATCGCCGTCGGCCAGCGCGCCGATCTGGTGGCCATGACGGCGCCCGGCGATGTGCCGTTGGCGCGGAGCGTGTGGAAGCTGGGCGTGAGGGTATTCTGA
- a CDS encoding EAL domain-containing protein, with protein sequence MKRFKPVKALPAGFAPAMLAACQQLLRQEGVQAKLQWNTQEVFANFDGWWLCSGFIPQARVRDDRCQLLQYAARLRIYGQFGQVLPANWLFAMNYGETKAVALLKLIRVLHVLNHLGRNGRHLPLRIDVDPRICHAYSDRIVDFTSRLLEVLEFPAHQAQMLLFLDERTAELGLSLLRRYRQHGHRLALGDFGAGTQDLLRLWRLEPDGLALAPSFMSRAIMYPRVREQLLALMPQLAEQGFALAVEDIVCDNMLAVARRMRADYCSGPLLSERLRRLPGDKARDAAVGAWSVDKKPDREPRLFIV encoded by the coding sequence ATGAAACGATTCAAGCCCGTCAAGGCGCTGCCCGCCGGTTTCGCTCCCGCGATGCTCGCCGCTTGCCAGCAGTTGCTGCGGCAAGAAGGCGTGCAGGCGAAGCTGCAATGGAACACGCAGGAGGTATTCGCCAATTTCGACGGCTGGTGGCTGTGCAGCGGCTTCATTCCGCAGGCTAGGGTGCGCGACGATCGTTGCCAGTTGTTGCAGTACGCGGCCCGCTTGCGCATCTATGGCCAGTTTGGCCAGGTCTTGCCCGCCAATTGGCTGTTCGCGATGAATTACGGCGAGACTAAGGCGGTGGCGTTGCTCAAGCTGATCCGCGTGCTGCACGTGCTCAACCATTTGGGGCGCAATGGCCGCCATCTGCCGCTGCGGATAGACGTCGACCCGCGCATCTGCCACGCCTACAGCGACCGCATCGTCGATTTCACCTCAAGGCTGCTGGAGGTGTTGGAGTTTCCGGCGCATCAGGCGCAGATGCTGCTGTTCCTGGACGAGCGGACCGCTGAGCTTGGGCTGTCGCTGCTGCGGCGCTACCGCCAGCACGGCCACAGGCTGGCGCTGGGCGATTTCGGCGCCGGCACCCAGGATTTGCTGCGCTTGTGGCGGCTGGAGCCGGACGGGCTGGCGCTGGCGCCGAGTTTCATGAGCCGCGCCATCATGTATCCGCGCGTGCGCGAACAGCTGCTGGCGCTGATGCCGCAACTGGCGGAGCAGGGTTTCGCATTGGCCGTCGAGGATATCGTCTGCGACAACATGCTGGCGGTGGCCAGGCGGATGCGAGCGGATTACTGTTCCGGTCCGCTGCTGTCGGAGCGGCTGAGAAGGCTGCCAGGGGATAAGGCGCGGGACGCGGCTGTCGGTGCTTGGAGCGTTGACAAAAAACCTGACCGGGAGCCGCGCCTTTTTATCGTATGA